In Streptomyces sp. NBC_01439, the following are encoded in one genomic region:
- a CDS encoding polysaccharide deacetylase family protein: MKNDEPTVGRRTVLRTAVFLGVAAASGLLSVGGERGTGTPGQGPTGSVPPAGPGAPPAAGAPGLRARALPEKAYRLQPMTADAPVRPAAAKPAVRTRPILELPAEEAASAGMVLTFDDGPDPRYTPAILDTLARYGVRAMFFVCGEMATENRNLLRRMVDEGHVIGNHTWTHPLIPGLSRPALASEIGRTSEVVQQTVGEAPLWFRAPYGAWNRAAFEIGAELGMEPLAWTVDTLDWKEPGTPTIISRVLGGAAPGVIVLSHDAGGNRSQSVQAISSYLPQLLARGYRMTLPVLPPR, translated from the coding sequence ATGAAAAATGACGAGCCGACAGTAGGGCGGCGCACGGTCCTGCGTACCGCCGTCTTCCTCGGGGTCGCCGCGGCCTCCGGACTGCTCAGCGTGGGCGGTGAGCGCGGTACCGGTACCCCGGGGCAGGGACCGACCGGGTCCGTACCCCCGGCCGGGCCGGGGGCGCCCCCCGCGGCGGGTGCGCCGGGGTTGCGGGCGCGGGCGCTGCCCGAGAAGGCGTACCGGCTCCAACCGATGACCGCCGACGCGCCGGTGCGCCCGGCGGCCGCGAAGCCGGCCGTACGGACCCGGCCCATCCTGGAACTCCCCGCCGAGGAAGCCGCGTCGGCCGGCATGGTGCTCACCTTCGACGACGGCCCGGACCCCCGCTACACCCCCGCCATCCTCGACACCCTCGCCCGGTACGGCGTGCGCGCCATGTTCTTCGTCTGCGGCGAGATGGCCACCGAGAACCGGAACCTGCTGCGCCGGATGGTCGACGAGGGCCACGTCATCGGCAACCACACCTGGACCCACCCGCTCATCCCGGGGCTCAGCCGGCCCGCCCTCGCCTCCGAGATCGGCCGCACGAGCGAGGTCGTCCAGCAGACCGTCGGCGAGGCGCCCTTGTGGTTCCGGGCCCCCTACGGGGCCTGGAACCGGGCCGCCTTCGAGATCGGGGCCGAGCTCGGCATGGAGCCGCTCGCCTGGACCGTGGACACCCTGGACTGGAAGGAACCGGGGACCCCGACGATCATCTCCCGGGTACTGGGCGGCGCGGCCCCCGGCGTGATCGTCCTCTCGCACGACGCCGGCGGCAACCGGTCGCAGAGCGTTCAGGCGATCTCCTCGTACCTTCCCCAACTGCTCGCACGCGGCTACCGGATGACCCTCCCGGTGCTGCCGCCCCGCTGA
- a CDS encoding SAM-dependent methyltransferase: MERPAWAPPGIDISVPSVSRIYDYYLGGSHNFEVDRQTARRAMEFMPGLPKIMQANRAFMRRAVRHAVAEGVTQFLDIGSGIPTFGNVHEVAQAASPQARVVYVDHDPVAVAHSRAVLTGDDHSDIVAADLRKPKEILAAPEVGRLLDLGRPVALLLVAVLHFLEDKDAPYAAVAELCDALAPGSLLILTHASYEGIPLTQETAAGTVGVYRDMRNPLVMRTREQISGFFDGFEMLEPGLVAMPNWRPDRPDNGEDGETPEDPYAFSGFGGVGRKA; the protein is encoded by the coding sequence ATGGAGCGCCCCGCCTGGGCCCCGCCAGGCATCGACATATCGGTGCCGAGCGTGTCCCGCATCTACGATTACTATCTGGGTGGGTCCCACAATTTCGAGGTCGACCGCCAGACGGCTCGCCGTGCCATGGAATTCATGCCGGGACTGCCCAAGATCATGCAGGCCAACCGGGCATTCATGCGCCGCGCCGTCCGGCACGCCGTCGCCGAGGGCGTCACGCAGTTCCTCGACATCGGCTCCGGCATCCCCACCTTCGGCAATGTCCACGAGGTCGCCCAGGCCGCCAGCCCGCAGGCGCGCGTCGTCTACGTCGACCACGACCCGGTGGCCGTCGCGCACAGCCGGGCCGTCCTCACAGGAGACGACCACAGCGACATCGTCGCCGCCGACTTGCGCAAGCCCAAGGAGATCCTCGCCGCCCCGGAGGTCGGTCGGCTCCTCGACCTCGGCCGACCGGTCGCCCTCCTGCTCGTCGCCGTCCTGCACTTCCTGGAGGACAAGGACGCCCCGTACGCCGCCGTCGCCGAGCTGTGCGACGCACTGGCCCCCGGCAGCCTGCTGATCCTCACGCACGCCTCGTACGAGGGAATCCCGCTCACCCAGGAAACCGCCGCCGGCACCGTGGGCGTCTACCGGGACATGCGCAACCCCCTCGTCATGCGGACCCGGGAACAGATCAGCGGCTTCTTCGACGGGTTCGAGATGCTGGAGCCGGGCCTCGTGGCCATGCCCAACTGGCGGCCGGACCGACCCGACAACGGTGAGGACGGCGAGACGCCGGAGGACCCCTACGCCTTCTCGGGCTTCGGCGGCGTGGGACGCAAGGCGTGA
- a CDS encoding class F sortase gives MGEDEPGKSRKRSPWGVLALVMLTGLAMVRNGVNIGDGPPQPTAASAVAVTADQLPADPPTPPADMEVLEHSSVQRIRIPTINVDAPVMTVGLDAEGWIDAPPPQDRNLAGWYLNGISPGQRGSAVIVGHVDNAQGPAVFYGLGSVKPGNHIEVERYDGRTAVFEVYGVEVFSKEAFPGARVYGDTGHPELRVITCGGGYSKARGYDGNVVVFARMVEAR, from the coding sequence ATGGGCGAGGACGAGCCCGGGAAGTCACGCAAACGCTCACCGTGGGGCGTACTCGCCCTGGTCATGCTCACCGGCCTCGCCATGGTGCGCAACGGTGTGAACATCGGCGACGGGCCGCCGCAGCCCACCGCGGCCTCGGCCGTCGCGGTGACGGCCGACCAGTTGCCGGCCGATCCACCCACGCCCCCGGCGGACATGGAGGTGCTGGAGCACTCGTCGGTCCAGCGCATCCGGATTCCCACGATCAACGTGGACGCGCCGGTGATGACGGTCGGGCTGGACGCGGAGGGTTGGATCGACGCGCCGCCCCCGCAGGACCGCAATCTCGCCGGCTGGTACCTCAACGGCATCTCGCCGGGCCAGCGGGGCTCCGCGGTGATCGTCGGTCACGTGGACAACGCGCAGGGCCCCGCGGTCTTCTACGGTCTCGGCTCGGTCAAGCCGGGCAACCACATCGAGGTGGAGCGGTACGACGGCCGCACGGCGGTGTTCGAGGTCTACGGGGTGGAGGTGTTCTCCAAGGAGGCCTTCCCCGGGGCCCGTGTGTACGGAGACACAGGACACCCGGAACTCCGGGTGATCACCTGTGGCGGCGGATACTCAAAGGCCCGTGGCTACGACGGCAACGTGGTCGTCTTCGCCCGCATGGTGGAGGCCCGCTGA
- a CDS encoding bestrophin-like domain, with translation MSEWLVLSLAMAAACAVVLSIAFLNHRRIGDDDDPNETPDVIEYMTMMIGVIYAIVLGLAIAGVWEGRGAAQEYVRQEAQALHEISVRSEVYPAEVRKRIRSDVDAYVTHVVDTEWKRMADHGELTEHGGELLERIRRDVTDYEPQTDHEGQAYQPLVDQVAVVDDARSARGSSAGATMPGVVWFGLIVGALVTVGLIFTLQIRRSFREMLLAGLFSALIAFLLFLIWDFDAPFGRGISATAEPFLTQFPHLDLGG, from the coding sequence TTGTCGGAATGGCTCGTCCTGTCCCTCGCGATGGCCGCGGCCTGTGCCGTGGTGCTGTCCATCGCCTTCTTGAACCACAGGAGGATCGGCGATGACGACGATCCGAACGAGACCCCTGACGTCATCGAGTACATGACGATGATGATCGGGGTGATCTACGCGATCGTGTTGGGCCTGGCGATCGCCGGCGTCTGGGAGGGCCGCGGGGCCGCCCAGGAATACGTGCGCCAGGAGGCCCAGGCCCTGCACGAGATCAGTGTCCGCTCCGAGGTCTACCCGGCCGAGGTGCGCAAGCGGATCCGGTCCGACGTCGACGCGTACGTGACCCACGTCGTGGACACGGAGTGGAAGCGGATGGCCGACCACGGCGAGCTCACCGAGCACGGCGGGGAGCTGCTGGAGCGCATCCGCCGGGACGTCACCGACTACGAACCGCAGACCGACCACGAGGGGCAGGCCTACCAGCCGCTGGTCGACCAGGTCGCGGTGGTCGACGACGCCCGCAGCGCACGCGGCTCGAGTGCCGGGGCCACCATGCCGGGCGTGGTGTGGTTCGGGCTGATCGTCGGCGCCCTGGTGACCGTGGGCCTGATCTTCACCCTGCAGATCAGGCGCTCGTTCCGGGAGATGCTGCTGGCGGGCCTGTTCAGTGCCCTCATCGCGTTCCTGCTGTTCCTGATCTGGGACTTCGACGCGCCGTTCGGGCGGGGCATCTCCGCCACCGCCGAACCGTTCCTCACCCAGTTCCCCCACCTGGACCTCGGCGGCTAG